In the Lascolabacillus massiliensis genome, one interval contains:
- a CDS encoding MFS transporter yields the protein MISFKEKLGYGFGDAASSMFWKLFGMYLLFFYTDVFGMEAAAVGTMFLITRIWDSFFDPVVGVIADRTESKWGKFRPYLLFLAIPFGVIGVFTFYTPAFSTPDKVIYAYVTYSLMMIIYSGINVPYASLLGVISPDLKDRNVLSTYRMAFAYIGSFVTLLLFMPLVNYFSDYSKDIEDQRYGWLMAVGVIAVVCIILFFLCFAFTRERVKPLRKDQTPLKDDLKDLVKNKPWWILLGAGISALIFNSIRDGATIYYFKYYIEEDVFGTINLFNIPFVLSGLYLALGQAGNLLGVILAAPVSNSIGKRNTYMGAMTIATVLSIIFYGLGSHNLAFIFILQALISICAGSIFPLLWSMYADCADYSEYSTGNRATGLIFSSSSMSQKIGWAIGTALTGWLLAYLGFEANQVQNSSTIDGIKMFMSFLPAIGSFLSIIFIFFYPLSEGRLKEITQSLKERRENTKENRDE from the coding sequence ATGATATCATTCAAAGAAAAATTAGGATATGGATTTGGCGACGCTGCATCGTCGATGTTCTGGAAGTTATTTGGTATGTACCTGCTGTTTTTCTATACTGATGTGTTTGGTATGGAGGCAGCGGCAGTAGGTACGATGTTTCTAATTACCCGAATCTGGGATTCCTTTTTCGATCCGGTAGTAGGTGTCATTGCCGATCGTACTGAATCGAAATGGGGAAAATTCAGACCATATCTGCTATTCCTGGCGATACCATTTGGTGTAATTGGTGTATTCACCTTTTACACTCCTGCTTTTTCAACTCCCGACAAGGTCATTTATGCATATGTTACCTACTCTTTGATGATGATCATCTACTCAGGTATTAATGTACCATATGCATCCTTACTAGGAGTAATAAGCCCTGATCTCAAAGACAGAAACGTTTTGTCTACTTATAGAATGGCGTTTGCCTACATAGGCAGTTTCGTAACATTGCTTCTTTTCATGCCATTGGTAAATTACTTTAGCGATTATAGTAAAGATATTGAAGATCAGCGGTATGGCTGGTTGATGGCTGTGGGAGTAATTGCTGTTGTATGCATAATCCTGTTTTTCCTTTGCTTTGCATTTACAAGGGAGAGAGTAAAACCTTTAAGAAAAGATCAGACACCCCTAAAGGATGATTTGAAGGATCTTGTTAAGAACAAGCCCTGGTGGATTCTTCTAGGCGCTGGTATTTCTGCACTTATTTTTAACTCTATACGTGATGGTGCAACCATATATTATTTCAAATATTATATCGAGGAGGATGTATTTGGTACCATAAATCTCTTTAATATACCTTTTGTTCTCAGTGGGTTGTATCTTGCACTGGGTCAAGCCGGCAACCTCCTGGGTGTTATTCTGGCTGCACCCGTGAGCAACAGTATTGGCAAAAGAAACACGTATATGGGAGCAATGACAATCGCCACGGTACTGAGTATTATCTTCTACGGACTTGGGAGCCATAACCTGGCATTTATATTTATTCTACAGGCACTAATTAGTATTTGCGCAGGTAGTATATTTCCATTATTGTGGTCAATGTATGCTGATTGTGCCGATTATTCTGAATATAGTACAGGCAATAGGGCAACCGGACTTATATTCAGTTCTTCGTCAATGAGTCAAAAAATCGGCTGGGCAATTGGTACGGCACTTACCGGATGGTTACTGGCCTATTTGGGATTTGAAGCAAATCAGGTACAGAATAGTTCTACTATAGATGGAATCAAGATGTTCATGAGTTTTCTTCCTGCAATTGGTTCTTTCTTATCTATTATCTTTATATTTTTCTATCCTTTATCTGAGGGTAGACTTAAAGAAATTACTCAATCATTGAAAGAGCGCAGAGAAAATACAAAAGAGAACAGGGATGAATGA
- a CDS encoding glycoside hydrolase family 30 protein, with translation MRKILICYLLGVSVAVMAQTEVKISGAPEIEAWVTNADRSALFERVPEKIKFGMEEGKGLPIIINDRQEYQSIDGFGFALTEGSAFHLNRMSKDSRAKILREMFAHDGDNVGFSYIRLTLGASDLNNFVYSYNDLKEGETDPELKYFSLGHDRDDIIPVMKEILEIIPDIKIMASPWSAPVWMKTSGDVRGGALKKEYYGTYANYFVKYVQEMGKEGIVIDAVTIQNEPLNSRNTPSMPWYWQEHNEFVRDHLGPAFREAGLTTKIVIFDHNCDRPDYPLAILSDPETSQYVDGSAFHHYRGYLSGMSTVQLARPDKNIYFTEQMLTERPESSTINIAPSVKRLIIDVMRNWSRNSILWNLAADPLNDPHTDNGGCSMCQGALTIDGDKVVRNIAYYTIAHASKFVRPGSVRIHSTHPFDKGVDITEDEERAEVRRATLVEHSDVLPNVAFKTPEGKIVLIIANDSWSVRNVKIQHNGLYANISLDPGSVGTYIW, from the coding sequence ATGAGGAAAATATTGATTTGCTACTTGCTGGGTGTATCTGTTGCTGTCATGGCACAGACAGAGGTTAAAATATCAGGTGCTCCCGAAATTGAGGCTTGGGTTACTAATGCCGACCGATCAGCGCTTTTTGAAAGAGTGCCGGAGAAGATCAAGTTTGGCATGGAGGAGGGCAAAGGTTTGCCTATCATTATCAACGATAGGCAGGAGTATCAATCAATAGATGGATTTGGTTTTGCGCTGACCGAAGGGAGTGCTTTTCACCTGAATAGAATGAGTAAAGATTCCCGTGCAAAGATCCTACGTGAGATGTTTGCCCATGATGGTGATAATGTGGGGTTTAGTTATATTCGTCTGACTTTGGGAGCATCTGATCTAAATAACTTTGTATACTCTTATAATGATCTGAAGGAGGGAGAAACAGACCCTGAACTGAAATATTTTAGCCTGGGGCATGACAGAGATGATATTATTCCTGTTATGAAAGAGATACTGGAAATCATACCTGACATAAAGATTATGGCATCTCCATGGTCTGCACCCGTATGGATGAAGACAAGCGGTGACGTGCGGGGTGGTGCTCTTAAAAAGGAATATTACGGCACCTATGCAAATTATTTTGTGAAATATGTACAGGAGATGGGCAAAGAGGGTATCGTGATAGATGCAGTAACTATTCAGAATGAGCCTCTAAACTCTAGAAACACACCAAGCATGCCATGGTATTGGCAGGAGCATAATGAGTTTGTGCGTGATCATCTTGGACCGGCTTTTAGGGAGGCTGGATTGACTACAAAGATTGTAATATTTGACCATAATTGTGATCGTCCAGATTATCCTTTGGCTATTCTTAGTGATCCTGAAACTTCTCAATATGTAGATGGTTCGGCATTTCATCACTATCGGGGTTACCTTAGTGGTATGTCAACAGTACAGTTGGCACGTCCTGATAAGAATATTTATTTTACTGAACAGATGCTCACAGAGCGTCCCGAAAGCAGTACAATCAATATTGCTCCTTCTGTGAAAAGGTTGATTATTGATGTGATGCGTAACTGGAGCAGAAACAGTATTCTTTGGAATTTAGCTGCCGACCCTCTAAATGATCCGCATACCGATAATGGAGGATGTTCCATGTGCCAGGGTGCTTTAACAATTGATGGAGATAAAGTGGTTCGTAATATAGCCTATTATACCATTGCACATGCATCCAAGTTTGTACGTCCCGGCTCTGTTCGCATTCATTCCACCCACCCATTCGATAAAGGTGTTGATATAACAGAGGATGAAGAACGTGCCGAAGTCAGACGTGCCACCTTGGTTGAACATAGCGACGTGTTGCCAAATGTTGCTTTTAAAACTCCGGAAGGGAAAATTGTTCTGATTATAGCCAATGACTCTTGGTCTGTTAGAAATGTGAAGATCCAGCACAATGGGCTGTATGCCAATATTAGCCTTGACCCGGGTTCGGTAGGCACTTATATTTGGTAA
- a CDS encoding glycosyl hydrolase, producing the protein MMYKKIYFTAKQLLFLLLLINLVAFTSYAQDSKNTFSTEGWWKPAEPPFSPAVHDDGSITFRLKAPGAKKVTLNFDEWDVSKWDMKNDGKGTWEVTIPPVSPRVYQYTFEVDGMQVVDFANPDVKAGTSVYGSIVEVHGKTPRYDEIQDVPHGEVHILTYKSTPLGRIRSMYVYVPVQYERQQNRYFPVLYLRHGGGDNESSWVKDGRAAIIMDNLIAEGKAVPMLVVMSNGLTDGSWAGGSSVEGMKILEEELLKDIIPLIESRYRVKKEQSGRAIAGLSMGGGQSFVIGLRNLDKFSAIGQFSSGLLSDKNFNFKEYISDFPSDPEVVNDSLSLLWISCGEKDTRYQGHLDFVNELKKRSIAHEFYSAPYGHEWEFWRQQLRDFSQRLFVDQPIELSMVDPLATAETKALYANLYLISRQGTMFGHHDYPSYGIGWKGDRDRSDVKDLVGDHPAVYSLDMHRIDDVKISFVKEVYKRGGVSMLVWHQNNPLTEKAGAQYPIGTAWDNTKVVDQILTEGSEMNIKYKKILDGVADALHAMKDDDGTPIPVIFRPLHEHTQKWNWWGSTATTDAEFVAFWRFIVHYLRDVKNVHNVIYAISPQMDEVYENAESRLLYRWPGSDYVDFLGMDCYHGRNAKAFYSNLKAMHKLSTFLGKPVGVTETGLENNHTADYWTSDVLKPLRSYPVSMVVAWRNERPGHAYGPYPGDASADDFIQFYKDGFTLFESDLPDMYKMPHGVKVK; encoded by the coding sequence ATGATGTATAAAAAAATATATTTCACGGCTAAACAGCTGCTTTTTTTACTGTTATTGATTAATCTTGTAGCTTTCACTTCTTATGCACAGGATAGTAAAAACACTTTTTCTACAGAGGGTTGGTGGAAACCTGCAGAGCCTCCATTTTCTCCTGCTGTGCACGACGATGGAAGCATCACCTTCAGACTGAAGGCACCGGGAGCAAAAAAAGTGACTCTCAATTTCGATGAGTGGGATGTGTCGAAATGGGATATGAAAAATGATGGAAAGGGTACGTGGGAGGTAACCATCCCTCCTGTATCACCCAGAGTGTATCAGTACACATTTGAGGTTGATGGTATGCAGGTAGTTGACTTTGCAAATCCCGATGTAAAGGCTGGCACATCGGTGTATGGCAGTATAGTGGAAGTGCATGGTAAAACTCCAAGATATGACGAGATACAGGATGTGCCGCATGGAGAAGTACATATACTTACATATAAATCCACTCCTCTGGGAAGAATACGCTCAATGTATGTATATGTTCCTGTACAGTATGAACGTCAGCAGAACCGCTATTTTCCGGTGCTCTATCTACGCCACGGAGGTGGTGACAATGAAAGTAGCTGGGTTAAGGATGGTCGTGCTGCAATAATTATGGACAATCTTATAGCTGAAGGGAAAGCTGTGCCAATGCTGGTGGTAATGTCTAACGGACTTACCGATGGCTCATGGGCAGGTGGCAGTTCCGTAGAAGGTATGAAGATACTGGAGGAAGAACTGCTGAAGGATATAATTCCTCTTATAGAATCGAGATACAGAGTGAAAAAAGAGCAATCTGGCAGAGCTATAGCTGGTCTCTCAATGGGTGGTGGCCAATCCTTTGTGATAGGTCTGAGAAATCTGGATAAATTTTCTGCAATTGGCCAGTTCAGTTCAGGTCTTTTGAGTGATAAGAATTTTAATTTCAAAGAATATATATCTGACTTTCCATCTGATCCTGAAGTGGTAAATGACTCTCTTTCATTGCTCTGGATCAGTTGTGGGGAAAAGGATACAAGATATCAGGGTCATCTCGATTTTGTGAACGAACTAAAAAAAAGATCCATTGCTCATGAGTTTTATTCTGCTCCATATGGTCATGAATGGGAATTTTGGCGTCAGCAACTGAGAGACTTTAGTCAGCGTCTGTTTGTTGATCAGCCAATAGAGCTTTCAATGGTTGATCCTCTTGCAACCGCCGAAACAAAAGCACTTTATGCTAACTTATACCTTATATCAAGGCAAGGTACCATGTTCGGACATCACGATTATCCATCATATGGTATTGGATGGAAAGGGGATAGGGATCGAAGCGATGTAAAGGACCTTGTGGGGGATCATCCTGCAGTTTACAGTCTTGATATGCATCGTATAGACGATGTTAAAATCAGTTTCGTGAAAGAGGTTTATAAACGTGGAGGTGTTTCAATGCTTGTATGGCATCAGAACAATCCCTTGACAGAAAAAGCTGGAGCACAATATCCAATTGGTACTGCTTGGGATAACACCAAAGTGGTTGATCAGATTCTTACTGAGGGAAGTGAGATGAACATCAAATATAAAAAAATACTTGATGGTGTTGCCGATGCACTACATGCAATGAAAGATGATGATGGAACACCAATACCTGTAATATTCAGGCCGTTGCATGAGCATACCCAGAAATGGAACTGGTGGGGGTCAACTGCCACTACGGATGCTGAGTTTGTGGCTTTCTGGCGTTTTATTGTTCATTATCTGAGGGATGTAAAGAATGTACATAATGTTATTTATGCAATCTCTCCACAGATGGATGAGGTATATGAGAATGCGGAGAGCAGACTGCTTTACAGATGGCCAGGCAGTGATTATGTGGATTTCCTTGGAATGGATTGTTACCATGGTCGCAATGCAAAAGCGTTTTACTCTAACCTGAAAGCAATGCATAAACTATCCACATTTCTGGGTAAACCGGTGGGAGTAACTGAAACCGGACTTGAGAATAATCATACTGCTGATTACTGGACCTCTGATGTGCTCAAACCACTTAGAAGTTACCCTGTAAGTATGGTAGTTGCATGGCGCAACGAGAGACCGGGACATGCATATGGGCCATACCCCGGAGATGCTTCGGCCGACGATTTCATACAATTCTACAAGGATGGTTTTACCCTGTTTGAAAGTGATCTGCCTGATATGTATAAGATGCCCCATGGTGTAAAGGTAAAATAG
- a CDS encoding glycoside hydrolase family 130 protein has product MDKMDFKYRLNEINKNYEQLISIKNTPLLPGNGIFLRYKNPVLTAAHTPPFWRYDLNPKTNPFLMERIGINAVMNSAAIKWNGKYILMARMEGADRKSFFAIAESPNGIDNFRFWDYPVIIPETDDPATNVYDMRLTLHEDGWVYGIFCVEKFDETAEEGDLSKAKASAGVVRTKDLINWERLPDIESKSQQRNVVLHPEFVDGKYALYTRPQDGFINAGSGLGIGWALVDDMTNARISDEKIVDQRYYHTIKELKNGEGPSPIKTSKGWLHLAHGVRACAAGLRYVLYLYMTSLEDPSKQIAAPGGYFMAPVGEERVGDVSNVLFSNGWITDDDGTVYIYYASSDTRMHVATSTIDRLVDYCLNTPEDKLMTSKSVETLYRQIHSNMMHLKSVKEI; this is encoded by the coding sequence ATGGATAAAATGGATTTCAAGTATAGACTTAACGAAATTAATAAGAACTACGAACAATTAATATCAATTAAAAATACTCCTTTACTACCGGGAAATGGTATCTTTCTGAGATATAAAAATCCTGTGTTAACGGCAGCTCATACTCCTCCATTCTGGCGGTATGATCTGAATCCCAAGACCAATCCCTTTTTAATGGAACGTATAGGAATAAATGCTGTAATGAACTCAGCTGCCATAAAATGGAATGGTAAATATATATTGATGGCACGTATGGAGGGAGCCGACAGGAAATCATTCTTTGCAATTGCTGAAAGTCCTAACGGTATTGATAATTTCCGTTTCTGGGATTACCCGGTGATAATACCGGAGACTGATGATCCTGCCACAAATGTATATGATATGAGACTTACTCTTCATGAAGATGGCTGGGTTTATGGAATTTTCTGTGTGGAGAAATTTGATGAAACTGCTGAGGAAGGCGACTTGTCAAAAGCGAAAGCTTCTGCAGGGGTAGTAAGAACCAAGGATTTAATAAATTGGGAGAGACTGCCTGATATTGAGTCGAAAAGCCAGCAGCGTAATGTGGTGCTTCATCCCGAATTTGTTGATGGAAAATATGCTTTGTACACCCGTCCACAGGATGGATTTATTAATGCAGGCAGTGGACTTGGCATTGGGTGGGCTTTGGTTGATGATATGACCAATGCCAGGATTAGTGATGAGAAAATAGTTGACCAACGCTATTACCATACTATTAAAGAGTTGAAGAATGGAGAGGGCCCTTCACCTATCAAAACATCTAAAGGATGGCTACATCTTGCTCACGGGGTAAGAGCATGTGCTGCAGGTCTAAGATATGTACTATATTTGTATATGACATCGCTGGAGGATCCATCCAAACAGATTGCTGCGCCGGGAGGGTATTTTATGGCCCCGGTGGGAGAAGAACGTGTTGGAGATGTCTCCAATGTTCTCTTCAGCAACGGCTGGATAACCGATGATGATGGTACCGTATATATCTATTACGCTTCTTCTGATACAAGAATGCATGTAGCCACATCAACAATAGACAGACTGGTTGATTACTGCCTCAATACACCTGAAGATAAGCTAATGACATCTAAATCGGTGGAGACATTGTATAGACAGATACACAGTAATATGATGCATTTGAAATCAGTAAAAGAGATTTAA